In Crinalium epipsammum PCC 9333, the genomic window GTTTTTCTCTGTTTAGCTGCAATTACACTTACAGGAAGCCTCGTAACCTGGTATATTTGCCGTACAAAACCCAGTATGTCAGCTAACAATTGAATGCATATCGCCTGGCTTGGAAAAAAAACACCATTTTGTGGCAACGTCACCTACAGCCGAGAAGTGACCAATGCGTTATCAAAGCGAGGTCATCAGGTTAGTTTTCTTCACTTTGCACTTGCAGAGCAAGAGGGAGAAATTTGGCCAGGTTGTAGTGAAGTGTCTTTACCTTTTCTATACAAATCGCAGGTTTACACAATTCCGACGCTAAAAGCGAGGAAAATATTAGTGCGATCGCTCAAGAAGCGTAAGCCTGATTTAGTACACGCTTCCTTGACTTTATCGCCCCTCGACTTCCTGCTGCCAGAAATTTGTGATGAACTAAATTTACCCCTGGTTGCCACGTTCCACACTCCCTTTGATGGCAAAATTCGCAATCTGAAATCAGGAACTCAACTTCTCAGCTACCAGCTTTACGCGCCTTTTCTCGCCAAATACGACCAAGTAATTATTTTTTCGCAAGTGCAGCGAGAATTATTAAAAAAACTTGGTGTTGAAAAAGAAAGGGTAACTGTCATTCCTAATGGAGTAGATGCCCAAAAATATTGTCCTGCACCCGCTAATTCTCCCGTTTTTCATCAACTCAGGGCAGAATTTAACGCTGAACATATTTTTGTTTACCAAGGTCGCATCGCTACAGAGAAAAATGTCGAGGCGTTGCTGCGGGCTTGGAAACAAGCCGATATGGGTATGGGATGTAAGTTACTGATTGTTGGCGATGGCCCATTAAAGCCTTCTTTAGAACAGTTTTATGGTGAGGAACAGGGAATTATTTGGCTAGGAGCTATAACCGATGAGAATCGGCGGATTGAAATCCTCCAAGGAGCAGATGTTTTTATTCTTCCGTCTTTAGTAGAGGGATTATCTTTATCTCTACTCGAAGCAATGGCCTGTGGTGCTGCTTGTGTAGCTACTGATGCTGGCGCTGATGGGGAAGTTTTGGAAAAAGAGGCGGGAGTAGTTTTGAATACTCAAGGCGTTGCTGGACAGTTAAGAACTTTACTGCCTCAACTGCGAGACCATCAGGTATGGAGAAAGATACTAGCAGAAAATGCCAGAAAGCGCATCGAGCAACGCTATACCTTAGATGACAATATTGATGCTGTGGAAAAACTCTACTTAAACTTGTTGAAATTGCCCAAACCAATAGCTACAGGTGTAGCTTAGTTTCATTTGTTAGGGCTTTCCCGTACTGGTGGTGACAAATAAATCTTATTGTAGGGGTGGGTTGACCTAGATTTAGGTATCCTACAAAAATCTCAATTAAACCCGCCCTACAAAATTTATAGCAACGGACAAGGCGCTTAGGACAATAATCCAATCTTGGTATTTCATCTGCGTAATCTGCGTTTATCTGCTCCCATCTGCGATAAAAAAATTGTAATTCAAAGCCAAATATTTAATGGCTTAACTGACGAGTGCGGTTGCTATAACTAAATACTTATTTAGTTTTTATAAACCATCCCAGTCGCGTTGGTTGCTGATAAATTCGTTTCAATGTATTAATATCTCTAGCGGAAATAGGGGGAGGATTACGAACTTGGGAAAAGTACATTACATCTGTTTCTAAGGAACTATGCCCCCAAATTCCTAAAGCATGACCTAATTCATGGCAAGCCGCAGATTGAATTTGTGCTAATGCTGGATCTGGACTAATGAGAATAGTAAATTTGTGCGATAGCACAGGAGAATTAGATACTGATTTTTTAAGATAAAACTCATAATTGGTTTGAGCAGATCGAGCGCGAGGTAGTTGTAACTCACCTGTATTGGGGTTAATAGAAGGTTTTAAGGGAGGGCGCGATCGCAAAAAGATTATATCCGCATTTTCACGCTGCTCTACTACTACCAAAGGTAAATAATTATTCCATTCTTGCACAGCTTTTAATGCAGCTTCAACCCATTGCTCAAAACGTCGCAAACTTGCAGATGTATTGTCGGTTTCGGTTGGTCTTTCAATATAAACCTTAACAGGAAATTCCGACCAAACTAAATATCCCAATTTAGTCGGCTTAATTTCAGAAAAATAATCCCCAAAATTATTAACATCCTGCCATTTTGCCAGTTGAGTAGGTAAAGGATGAGCTTTTAAACTTGGTAAAGCAGGGTTGTTATCTAAACTAGCACTGGCAAAATCAATATTTGTAAAAATAACGAATAAGCATGAGCAAATACTTAAGCCCCATGCTAACAGTAATCGTCGCTGCCAAAAATTATTAAATAACCAGTAAAAAGGTAAAAGAAAAATCTGGGATAATAACCGCCTTACCTTTACCTTTTTACACCTTGTTTTTAATTTACCTAGCGATTTAACCAACCTGCACTTAAAACTACAGTTAAACCAAGAAAAACCACGCAGAAAGTCCATGTAATACGATTAAGAGCGGTTTCAGCACTTTTGGCGCTAGTAAATAACTGCGCTTGTCCACCAATACCACCGATTCCATCTCCTTTGGGACTGTGTAGTAAAACTAAAATACTTAAACCTAATGCGGATATTACCCAGATAGTTTGGATGATGTTAACAAGGGTCATGGTTAGTTGTTAATTATGTTTAACTGTTGAGGGGAAAAACTATCAGTTTTGTGATTGTTAGAGTTCAGAATAAATTGACAACTCAAAACCCTAATTTCCCTAGCTGATAGCTAATTTTTTTGACACGCTTGCAGCTTTTCTTATAAAGAAAGTCGCACCGGAGTTCGATTAGCTCGGACTTCTAGGTTAACTGGCATAAACATGGAATTTCCCGTCATTTCTGGCGGTTGTGGCAGTTTTAAAATTTCCAGAATCGTTGGTGCAATGTCTGACAGACGACCATCGCTTCTTAAAACTACATCTGTACCATATCCAGGTATTTTTAATCCTTCCCCTTCCACTAAAATAAAGGGTACTGGATTCGTTGTATGGGCTGTCCAAGGGTTACCCTGTTCATCCCACATATATTCAGCATTACCGTGATCAGCAATGATGATCGCTGTACCACCAGCTTTATTGATACTTTCGATCAACGCTCCCAAACAGCGGTCTACAGTTTCAATTGCTGTAACTGTTTGTTCCATCTTGCCCGTATGACCCACCATATCAGGGTTGGCGTAATTGATCACCACTAAGGAGTAAATGCGTTTTTCAATTCCCGCGATCGCAACATCTGTAAGTGCTGCTGCTGACATCGCTGGGGCTTTGTCATAAGTCGCCACCATTGGACTTGGAACCAATTCGCGGTCTTCTCCTGGGAAAGGCTGCTCAAGACCCCCGTTGAAGAAATATGTAACGTGAGCGTATTTCTCTGTTTCTGAAGTGCGAAATTGCCTTAAATTATGCTTGGCAACTACTTCCCCTAAAATGTTACTCAGGTTTTGAGGCTCAAAAGCCACTAAAACTGGCAAGCTGGGATCATACTGAGTAAACGTTGCAAAGCTGAGGGGTTGAATTTGAGTACGCTCAAATCCGTTAAATGTAGGCTCAACAAAGGCATAGCTTAGTTGTCTTGAGCGGTCAGGACGGAAGTTATAGAATATTACTCCATCTCCAGCTTCTACAGCCCCAGGAGCAATGCGAGTGGGCATCACAAACTCATCTGTAATGCCTGACTCGTAAGAATCTTGTAATACTTCTAACGCTGATTGATGATTTTCTGGATGATCTTGCGTCATCACATCGTAGGCGCGTTGAACGCGATCCCACCGCTTATCTCGATCCATCGCATAATAACGACCGCTAATTGTGACAATTCGCCCGATTCCCAACTTGTCGATGTGGTTTTGAATCTTCTTAACTGCCTCAACACCATCTTTAGGATTAGTGTCGCGACCATCAGTAATTACATGGATACAAACTTCTGTAATTCCTTGACTTTGGGCTAAATCTAGTAAACCTAGTAGGTGGTCTATATGAGAATGTACCCCGCCTTCGGAGCAAAGACCAATTAAATGAAGCTTACTGCCTTTTACTTTAACGTCTTGGCACACTTGAACTAAGGCAGGATTACTCAGCAGCGTTCTATCTTCTACCGCGTCTGAGATCCTAACTAATTCTTGGGGAACTACTCGCCCTGCGCCGATGTTGAGATGACCCACTTCTGAGTTACCCATTTGACCCTCTGGTAGCCCAACAGCTTTACCGGAGGTATGAATGAGGGTGCGTGGATAGACTGCCCAAAGGCTATCCATCACGGGAGTTTTGGCGGCGGCAATGGCATTTCCATCGGTTTCTTCACGATAGCCCCAGCCGTCTAAGATGACTAGCACCACAGGAGAGACAGGTGCTTGCGCCATAGATAATATTGCCCTTTGTTTTTCAAATTCAACCGCCATCATAGCACTGAGTAACCCAGATATTTTGGCTTTTACGTTTTTATTGTGCAATCCTGTGCAGAGGAAGTAAGAATGTCCTTACTCCCTTCCCGCTATGGCGAATACTTATTTAAAAAACCGCCAAGACGCAAAGAACGCCAAGGAAGAAAAAAAATATAATCGGTAATCTTGAGCGCGGGAAGGGAGTAAATGAACATTTACACCTAATCCTAATTCTGCACATCCTCGGCTTTATTTGCCCTTGGCAGCTTGCTTGGTAGCTTTAGCCGCTTTTTTAGCAGCTTTCTCAGCCGCGATCGCAGCTAATTTGGCTTGTTCTTTTTCCTCAGCTATTTTATCTAGATAATAGTGATAATCACCGAGATA contains:
- the secG gene encoding preprotein translocase subunit SecG is translated as MTLVNIIQTIWVISALGLSILVLLHSPKGDGIGGIGGQAQLFTSAKSAETALNRITWTFCVVFLGLTVVLSAGWLNR
- a CDS encoding matrixin family metalloprotease; amino-acid sequence: MVKSLGKLKTRCKKVKVRRLLSQIFLLPFYWLFNNFWQRRLLLAWGLSICSCLFVIFTNIDFASASLDNNPALPSLKAHPLPTQLAKWQDVNNFGDYFSEIKPTKLGYLVWSEFPVKVYIERPTETDNTSASLRRFEQWVEAALKAVQEWNNYLPLVVVEQRENADIIFLRSRPPLKPSINPNTGELQLPRARSAQTNYEFYLKKSVSNSPVLSHKFTILISPDPALAQIQSAACHELGHALGIWGHSSLETDVMYFSQVRNPPPISARDINTLKRIYQQPTRLGWFIKTK
- the gpmI gene encoding 2,3-bisphosphoglycerate-independent phosphoglycerate mutase produces the protein MAQAPVSPVVLVILDGWGYREETDGNAIAAAKTPVMDSLWAVYPRTLIHTSGKAVGLPEGQMGNSEVGHLNIGAGRVVPQELVRISDAVEDRTLLSNPALVQVCQDVKVKGSKLHLIGLCSEGGVHSHIDHLLGLLDLAQSQGITEVCIHVITDGRDTNPKDGVEAVKKIQNHIDKLGIGRIVTISGRYYAMDRDKRWDRVQRAYDVMTQDHPENHQSALEVLQDSYESGITDEFVMPTRIAPGAVEAGDGVIFYNFRPDRSRQLSYAFVEPTFNGFERTQIQPLSFATFTQYDPSLPVLVAFEPQNLSNILGEVVAKHNLRQFRTSETEKYAHVTYFFNGGLEQPFPGEDRELVPSPMVATYDKAPAMSAAALTDVAIAGIEKRIYSLVVINYANPDMVGHTGKMEQTVTAIETVDRCLGALIESINKAGGTAIIIADHGNAEYMWDEQGNPWTAHTTNPVPFILVEGEGLKIPGYGTDVVLRSDGRLSDIAPTILEILKLPQPPEMTGNSMFMPVNLEVRANRTPVRLSL
- a CDS encoding glycosyltransferase family 4 protein, with translation MHIAWLGKKTPFCGNVTYSREVTNALSKRGHQVSFLHFALAEQEGEIWPGCSEVSLPFLYKSQVYTIPTLKARKILVRSLKKRKPDLVHASLTLSPLDFLLPEICDELNLPLVATFHTPFDGKIRNLKSGTQLLSYQLYAPFLAKYDQVIIFSQVQRELLKKLGVEKERVTVIPNGVDAQKYCPAPANSPVFHQLRAEFNAEHIFVYQGRIATEKNVEALLRAWKQADMGMGCKLLIVGDGPLKPSLEQFYGEEQGIIWLGAITDENRRIEILQGADVFILPSLVEGLSLSLLEAMACGAACVATDAGADGEVLEKEAGVVLNTQGVAGQLRTLLPQLRDHQVWRKILAENARKRIEQRYTLDDNIDAVEKLYLNLLKLPKPIATGVA